Proteins encoded together in one Impatiens glandulifera chromosome 1, dImpGla2.1, whole genome shotgun sequence window:
- the LOC124920997 gene encoding probably inactive leucine-rich repeat receptor-like protein kinase At3g28040 — protein MWAACNLLIIFFSLQITLSSSLTNHILDPSSIDSLQLNDDILGLIVFKSDLHDPKSLLQSWNEDDSTPCSWQFIKCDPSTGKVSDLTLDSLALSGKIGRGLQKLQSLKVLSLSSNNLTGSLAGAIPANLERLNLSRNGFSGVIPESLLSNMGALKFLDLSENSFSGPISSNFFSNCPPLRFLSLAANAFEGSIPVSLKECSTLNSLNLSRNHFSGNPEFVGGIWSLSRLRLLDLSENYLSGFLPSGISFIHNLKELHLQRNQFSGLIPTDIGFCPHLTILDLSYNLFTGAPSESIGRLTTSLNHLSLSNNLLTGDFPQWVGNLESLYHLDLSNNGFIGVLPANIGDLKLLSYLSISNNRIAGGIPVSLVYTDQLTVIKLRDNILNGSIPNGLFNLGLNEIDFSGNLLSGEIPPPGTNRLLESLRRLDLSRNKLSGDIPAEIGLCSKLSYLNLSWNGELQSRIPPELGFFQNLTVLDLRNNELYGSIPGDICDSGSLQVIQLDGNSLTGSIPQEIGDNCSSLSLLTLSNNNLNGSIPKSIGMLSKLKILKLELNQLTGEIPPELGKLENLLAVNISYNQLTGRLPTSNLFQNLDQSALKGNLGICSPLLKEPCKMNVPKPLVLDPNAFSSGDHSGHRNNRGSSSQISDHHNRFFSVSAIVAISASLMIMVGVMVVTLLNMSARRRQTFIGSALEGSCSGSSTFHSGSPSPATGKLVLLNSKSSNGDTICLDISPTNTNLLNKATEIGTGSLGSVYKATFGSSPGQEVAIKKLVASNITPYQEEFDRHVRILAKAVHPNLVTLRGYYWTPELQLLVSDFIPNGTLQGALHERAPSVSPLSWTDRFMILLGVARGIAHLHHSFRPPIIHYNVKPSNVFLDESMNPKISDFGLVRLLNKHVSPGGRFQSTAGYFAPEMACRSLRVNEKCDVYSFGVMVLEVVTGRRPVEYGEDNVVILTENVKVMLERGNILECVDSAMDHEYPEDEVLPVLKLALVCTSQIPSSRPSMAEVVQILQVIKTPIPHRF, from the exons ATGTGGGCAGCCTGTAATTTActtatcatcttcttctccttgCAGATTACACTTTCTTCATCACTAACAAATCACATTCTCGATCCATCATCCATTGATTCTCTTCAACTCAATGATGACATTCTGGGTCTCATCGTCTTCAAATCCGACCTTCACGACCCAAAATCCCTCCTTCAATCATGGAACGAGGACGATTCAACCCCATGTTCATGGCAATTCATCAAATGCGACCCCTCCACCGGAAAAGTCTCCGACTTGACCCTCGACAGCCTTGCCCTGTCGGGGAAGATCGGTCGTGGACTCCAAAAACTTCAATCACTCAAGGTACTCTCACTTTCCTCTAACAATCTCACCGGCAGCCTCGCCGGAGCAATTCCCGCCAATTTGGAGAGACTTAATCTAAGCCGCAATGGGTTCTCCGGCGTTATACCGGAATCCCTTTTGTCAAACATGGGTGCTCTTAAATTTCTTGACTTATCGGAAAATTCATTCTCCGGTCCAATTTCTAGTAATTTCTTCAGTAACTGTCCTCCACTGCGTTTTCTTTCATTAGCAGCGAATGCTTTCGAAGGTTCCATTCCCGTTAGTCTCAAGGAATGTTCCACACTCAACAGTCTTAATCTCTCCCGGAATCATTTCTCCGGTAACCCTGAATTCGTCGGTGGGATTTGGTCTCTTTCCAGGCTCAGATTATTAGATCTTTCAGAGAATTATTTATCGGGTTTCTTACCTTCAGGGATATCCTTCATCCACAACCTGAAAGAACTCCACCTTCAAAGGAATCAGTTTTCCGGCCTGATTCCAACCGATATTGGATTCTGTCCCCATCTGACCATCTTGGATTTAAGTTATAATCTTTTCACCGGAGCTCCGTCGGAATCAATCGGAAGACTAACTACCTCATTGAATCACCTCTCTCTATCGAACAATTTGTTAACAGGGGATTTCCCTCAATGGGTTGGAAATTTAGAGAGTCTTTATCACTTAGATTTATCTAACAATGGCTTCATCGGAGTTCTCCCGGCGAATATCGGTGACCTGAAACTATTATCCTATTTGAGTATATCCAATAACAGAATCGCCGGCGGGATTCCCGTTTCCTTGGTGTACACCGACCAATTGACAGTGATAAAACTGAGAGATAATATCTTAAACGGAAGCATACCAAatggtttatttaatttgggtttgaatgaaattgaTTTCTCAGGCAATCTATTATCAGGGGAGATACCGCCGCCTGGTACAAATAGGCTTTTGGAATCTCTCCGACGATTGGATCTGTCGAGGAACAAGCTTTCCGGGGATATTCCGGCGGAAATTGGGCTTTGTTCGAAGCTGTCGTATTTGAATCTTTCTTGGAATGGTGAATTACAGTCGAGAATACCGCCGGAGCTGGGATTTTTTCAGAATTTGACTGTGTTGGATTTGAGGAACAATGAGTTGTATGGATCCATTCCCGGTGACATTTGTGATTCCGGCAGCTTGCAGGTTATTCAGTTGGATGGGAATTCGTTAACTGGATCCATTCCTCAAGAGATTGGAGATAATTGTTCTTCCCTCTCTCTACT GACTTTGTCAAACAACAACTTGAATGGATCAATCCCGAAATCAATTGGAATGCTCAGCAAACTCAAGATTCTAAAGCTTGAATTGAACCAGCTCACCGGAGAAATCCCACCGGAGCTCGGAAAACTTGAAAACCTCCTCGCCGTCAACATCTCATACAATCAGCTCACTGGCCGTCTCCCCACAAGCAATCTATTCCAAAACTTAGACCAATCCGCACTTAAAGGTAACTTAGGTATATGTTCTCCTCTCTTAAAAGAACCATGTAAGATGAACGTTCCCAAACCACTAGTCCTTGATCCAAATGCTTTCAGCTCCGGCGACCACTCCGGTCACAGAAACAACAGAGGATCCTCTTCCCAAATCTCCGATCACCACAACAGATTCTTCAGTGTTTCGGCCATCGTAGCCATTTCAGCTTCACTTATGATCATGGTCGGAGTTATGGTTGTCACACTTTTGAACATGTCGGCAAGGAGAAGGCAAACATTCATTGGAAGTGCCTTGGAGGGTTCATGTTCCGGCAGCTCCACGTTCCATTCCGGAAGCCCGTCGCCAGCCACCGGAAAACTAGTTCTCCTAAACTCAAAATCATCCAATGGTGACACAATTTGCCTTGACATCTCACCCACAAACACTAACTTGCTCAACAAGGCAACCGAGATAGGAACCGGGTCATTGGGGAGCGTTTACAAGGCCACTTTTGGATCCTCCCCCGGGCAAGAAGTCGCGATAAAGAAACTCGTCGCGTCTAACATCACGCCGTATCAAGAAGAATTCGACCGACACGTTCGAATCCTTGCAAAGGCTGTGCACCCGAATTTGGTAACCCTAAGAGGCTACTATTGGACCCCGGAGCTCCAACTTCTCGTGTCCGACTTCATTCCAAACGGGACACTTCAAGGCGCCCTTCATGAAAGGGCTCCCTCGGTCAGTCCACTCTCGTGGACAGACCGGTTCATGATTCTTCTAGGGGTGGCTAGAGGTATAGCTCACTTACACCATTCTTTTCGGCCTCCCATCATTCACTACAACGTGAAACCGAGCAATGTTTTTCTAGACGAGAGCATGAATCCAAAGATATCGGATTTCGGGCTCGTCAGGCTCCTAAACAAGCATGTGTCTCCCGGAGGGCGGTTCCAAAGCACGGCCGGGTACTTTGCCCCGGAGATGGCATGCAGGAGCCTGCGAGTGAACGAGAAGTGCGACGTGTATAGCTTCGGGGTGATGGTGTTGGAAGTTGTCACGGGGAGGCGACCGGTGGAGTATGGTGAGGATAATGTTGTCATATTGACGGAGAATGTGAAGGTTATGTTGGAGAGGGGAAACATTTTGGAGTGTGTTGATTCGGCCATGGATCATGAGTATCCTGAGGACGAGGTTTTACCTGTGTTGAAGTTGGCTCTAGTTTGTACTTCTCAAATACCTTCTAGTAGGCCTTCTATGGCGGAAGTAGTGCAAATTCTTCAAGTTATTAAGACCCCTATTCCACATAGATTCTAA
- the LOC124920998 gene encoding pentatricopeptide repeat-containing protein At1g73710, whose protein sequence is MILPVCSPREILQSQDNLMIIRACNPMEIGHGNLQNSFRNCNLFSCKLQYFPAFTARVSLGNYSSYDQQFVERQDNCPLSTQKRTKVYSGINLHCSSRTLPLPTKTFINGKRNKRYGGILPSVLRSLESEENIEKALNLYHGKLSPKEQTVIIKEQRNWERVVKVFHWIKSQEDYIPNVIHYNVVLRSLGQAQKWDELRRCWIMMAQDGVLPTNNTYGMLVDVYGKAGLAKEAILWIKHMKIRGIFPDEVTMNTVVRVMKDVREFDRADSFYKAWCIGKIELDDLEFDSLSATEPYSLKHFLSTELFKIGGRGHNIKEFECSSMKPKLTATYNTLIDLYGKAGRLNDAANIFSEMLKSGVMPDTVTFNTMIHICGTNGKMSEAEALFNKMDERGVLPDTKTFNILSSLHANAGNIDETLRYYRKIREVGLTPDVVTHRGVLHVLCERNMVGEVEVILKEMRKFGVSIDEQSLPVLVKMFVDQGMLEQAARVLEESRLSLCSKTRAAVINAYAEKGLWAEAENVFYRKDRQSKDVSEYNVMFKAYGMAKLYDKALSLFNAMKQLGTWPDECSFNTLIQMLSGCDLIEQAKELLNETGCKPSCLSFASMISSYIRLNRLSDAVSIYEMMIRLKVEPNEVVYGLLIDAFAETGDLDDCLRYFHSMEKFGIFPNQVILTSMIKAYNKVGSLKGAKSLYEKIRDPDTIASNSMLNIYADLGILSEAKLIMNDLRKKGRADGVSFATMMYLYRNLGMLDEAIEVAEEMKQTGLLRDCDSFNKVMACYATNGQLLECAKLLHEMVNRKLFPDATTFKTLFKVLSKGGVVNEAVEQLELAYVEGKPFARQAVITCVYSVVGLRELAIESCRVLMKDRVGLGLFAYNVAIYVYDTVGEIDRALNVYMKMQDEGLEPDIVTYVNLVGCYGKAGMIEGVRRVYGQLKYGVIEPNQSLFEALANAFRNAGRHDQAELVEQEMRFSLATESQSNTDSERDDLFK, encoded by the coding sequence ATGATTCTTCCAGTTTGCAGTCCCAGAGAAATCCTACAGTCACAAGACAACTTAATGATTATTCGAGCTTGCAATCCCATGGAAATTGGGCACGGGAATCTCCAAAATTCTTTCAGAAATTGCAACTTGTTTTCTTGTAAGCTTCAATACTTTCCTGCCTTCACTGCTAGGGTTTCTCTAGGAAATTACTCGTCTTATGATCAACAGTTTGTTGAGAGGCAAGATAATTGCCCCCTTAGTACTCAAAAGAGAACTAAAGTATATTCGGGGATAAATCTTCACTGCAGCTCAAGAACCCTGCCTTTACCTACAAAGACCTTCATAAACGGTAAGAGAAACAAGAGGTATGGAGGTATATTGCCATCAGTTTTACGCTCGTTGGAGTCAGAAGAAAACATTGAGAAAGCCCTTAACTTGTACCATGGCAAACTAAGTCCCAAAGAACAAACTGTCATTATCAAGGAACAGAGAAATTGGGAAAGAGTAGTGAAAGTTTTCCATTGGATCAAATCACAGGAAGACTATATACCTAACGTGATTCATTACAATGTGGTTCTTCGATCTTTAGGTCAAGCTCAGAAATGGGACGAACTTAGACGTTGCTGGATTATGATGGCGCAAGATGGAGTCTTACCCACCAACAACACTTACGGGATGCTTGTTGATGTTTATGGAAAAGCGGGTCTTGCTAAAGAAGCGATTTTGTGGATTAAGCACATGAAAATTCGAGGAATTTTCCCTGATGAGGTTACGATGAATACAGTTGTACGAGTCATGAAGGATGTTAGGGAGTTCGACAGAGCCGATAGTTTCTACAAAGCTTGGTGTATAGGAAAGATTGAATTGGATGATCTTGAATTCGATTCTCTATCGGCTACAGAGCCCTACAGTCTCAAACATTTCCTGTCGACAGAGCTGTTCAAGATCGGTGGGAGAGGTCATAACATTAAAGAATTCGAATGTTCTTCAATGAAGCCGAAGCTCACAGCTACTTACAATACGTTGATCGATTTATACGGGAAGGCTGGCCGATTGAACGATGCAGCAAACATTTTTTCCGAAATGTTGAAAAGTGGGGTTATGCCAGATACAGTCACATTCAACACCATGATACACATTTGCGGAACCAATGGGAAAATGTCGGAGGCTGAAGCTTTGTTCAATAAGATGGACGAAAGGGGTGTCTTACCCGATACTAAAACGTTcaatattttatcttctttacACGCTAATGCAGGAAATATCGACGAAACTCTTCGTTATTACAGGAAGATAAGAGAAGTGGGGCTCACTCCCGATGTTGTCACTCATAGAGGTGTTTTGCACGTTTTGTGTGAAAGAAACATGGTGGGAGAAGTGGAGGTTATACTCAAAGAAATGAGGAAATTCGGTGTGAGTATCGACGAACAATCTCTTCCTGTTTTGGTTAAGATGTTTGTGGATCAAGGAATGCTTGAGCAAGCTGCGCGAGTTTTGGAGGAGAGTCGGTTAAGTTTGTGTTCGAAAACGCGTGCGGCTGTTATAAATGCGTATGCTGAGAAGGGACTATGGGCCGAGGCTGAGAATGTGTTTTACCGAAAAGATAGACAATCTAAGGATGTTTCCGAGTACAATGTAATGTTTAAAGCTTACGGAATGGCGAAACTTTACGACAAAGCCTTGTCTCTATTTAATGCGATGAAGCAACTTGGAACTTGGCCCGACGAGTGTAGTTTCAACACGCTTATCCAAATGCTATCCGGATGCGATTTAATTGAACAGGCGAAAGAGCTTTTAAATGAAACGGGTTGTAAACCGAGCTGTCTCTCATTTGCGTCCATGATTTCAAGTTACATCCGTTTAAACAGACTTTCTGATGCTGTTTCTATTTACGAGATGATGATTAGGTTAAAGGTGGAACCGAATGAAGTTGTTTACGGGTTGTTAATAGATGCGTTTGCGGAGACAGGCGATCTAGACGATTGTCTTCGTTATTTTCATTCGATGGAGAAATTTGGGATTTTTCCGAATCAAGTGATACTTACATCCATGATTAAAGCTTATAATAAGGTTGGTTCTTTAAAGGGTGCGAAAAGTTTGTACGAGAAAATTAGGGATCCCGATACCATTGCGTCTAATAGTATGCTGAATATTTACGCGGATCTTGGAATTCTTTCTGAAGCTAAACTAATCATGAACGATTTGAGAAAGAAGGGTAGGGCGGATGGGGTTTCATTTGCAACCATGATGTATCTTTATAGAAACTTAGGAATGCTAGACGAGGCTATTGAGGTGGCGGAGGAGATGAAGCAAACGGGGCTTTTGAGAGATTGTGATTCTTTCAATAAGGTGATGGCTTGTTATGCGACAAACGGTCAGCTTCTCGAATGTGCGAAATTGTTGCACGAAATGGTGAATCGAAAGCTTTTCCCGGATGCAACAACTTTCAAGACTTTGTTTAAGGTTTTAAGTAAGGGCGGTGTAGTTAATGAAGCGGTTGAGCAGCTTGAATTGGCTTATGTGGAAGGGAAGCCTTTCGCGAGACAGGCGGTTATCACATGCGTTTATTCTGTTGTAGGTTTGCGTGAGTTGGCGATTGAATCGTGCAGAGTGTTGATGAAGGATCGGGTTGGGCTTGGTTTGTTTGCGTATAATGTGGCTATTTATGTTTATGATACGGTTGGAGAAATCGACAGGGCTTTGAATGTGTATATGAAGATGCAAGATGAAGGGTTGGAACCTGATATTGTGACTTACGTTAATTTGGTTGGTTGTTATGGGAAAGCTGGGATGATTGAAGGGGTGAGACGGGTTTATGGTCAATTGAAGTATGGGGTGATCGAGCCAAACCAGTCCTTGTTCGAAGCGCTAGCGAATGCGTTTAGAAATGCGGGGAGACATGACCAGGCTGAGTTAGTCGAGCAGGAAATGAGATTTTCTCTAGCCACGGAATCGCAATCGAATACTGATTCTGAAAGGGATGATTTATTCAAATGA
- the LOC124920769 gene encoding prolyl 4-hydroxylase 1 — MAMASAMRIVLGLLTIVSVGMIIGAIRQLVFIQKLEDSYGESHFANDKEAEILRLGYVKPEILSWSPRIILLHNFLSAEECDYLRAIAKPRLQISTVVDAKTGKGIKSEVRTSSGMFLNAEERKYPMIEAIEKRISTYAQVPVGNGELIQVLRYEKGQLYRPHHDYFSDTFNLKRGGQRIATVLMYLTDNVEGGETYFPLAGSEECSCGGKMVVGICVKPNKGDAVLFWSMGLDGESDPKSIHGGCEVLSGEKWSATKWMRQKITF; from the exons ATGGCAATGGCGTCTGCAATGAGAATAGTTCTTGGCTTGCTAACGATTGTTTCTGTTGGCATGATTATAG GAGCCATTCGTCAGTTGGTATTTATTCAAAAGTTGGAAGATTCTTATG GTGAGTCACATTTTGCCAATGATAAAGAGGCGGAAATCTTACGACTTGGATAT GTTAAACCAGAAATACTTAGCTGGTCACCTCGAATCATTTTACTGCATAACTTTTTGAGTGCAGAG GAATGTGACTACCTTAGAGCAATTGCAAAGCCCCGACTCCAGATTTCGACAGTAGTAGATGCAAAAACAGGGAAG GGAATCAAAAGTGAAGTGAGGACAAGCtctggtatgtttttgaatgctgaagaaaggaaatatccaatgaTAGAG GCTATTGAAAAACGGATTTCAACATATGCTCAAGTACCAGTAGGGAATGGAGAATTGATTCAAGTCTTAAG GTATGAAAAAGGTCAGTTATACAGACCACATCATGATTATTTTTCAGATACA TTTAATCTGAAACGCGGTGGCCAGCGCATAGCAACGGTGTTAATGTACTTGACTGATAATGTCGAAGGAGGGGAAACATATTTCCCACtg GCTGGTTCAGAAGAATGCAGCTGTGGAGGGAAAATGGTGGTAGGGATATGTGTAAAACCTAACAAAGGAGATGCAGTGCTATTTTGGAGCATG GGGCTAGATGGTGAATCAGACCCAAAAAGTATTCATGGAGGATGTGAAGTATTATCAGGGGAGAAGTGGTCAGCAACCAAATGGATGAGACAGAAAATTACTTTTTGA
- the LOC124920999 gene encoding transcription initiation factor IIF subunit alpha-like yields MSLDLQLKSQCGGCGSSKDLYGSQCKHLTLCLTCGKTMAENRGKCYDCGATISRLIREYNVRASSSSDKNFFIGRFGTGLPNFPRKQHAENKWTLQKEGLHGRQVTDTLREKYKNKPWLLVNETGQHQYHGQPEGAQSATYYLLISQAKEFVAIPAGSWYNFNKVAQYKQLTLEEAEEKMKNRRKTADGYERWMMKAANNGAAAFGEVERDDKESGGSGRGLKKTTGVEDEGNVSDKGEEDEEEEAARKSRLGLNKRSGDDDDEEGPRGGDLDLDDDDIEKGDDWEHEEIFTDDDEAVGNNAEEREELAPEIHAPPEIKQDEEDEDETNEEEGGLSKSGKELKKLLGRTGGLNESDAEDEDEDDDMEDDSFSPVLAPKQKDTLKEEPTDNSPSKPAKDIKKESSTPSKSSKGKRKTVGEDAKSSASGTPAKKVKVESDVKPPSKDENTKASVPSKGASASSSSSKPAPTSTGPVTEDEIRAVLMQKTPVTTQDLVAKFKSRLKTREDKDAFADILRRISKIHKTSNGPSYVVLREK; encoded by the exons ATGTCACTTGATTTGCAATTAAAGTCACAATGCGGTGGATGTGGATCTTCCAAGGATTTGTACGGAAGCCAATGCAAACACTTGACTCTTTGCTTGACCTGTGGTAAAACAATGGCTGAGAATAGAGGCAAATGTTATGATTGTGGTGCTACTATTTCTCGCCTGATTCGA GAATATAATGTCCGGGCAAGTTCTAGTAGCGACAAAAATTTCTTCATTGGTAGGTTTGGGACGGGTCTTCCCAATTTTCCAAGGAAGCAACATGCTGAAAATAAGTGGACACTTCAGAAAGAAGGATTACATGGACGACAAGTCACAGATACATTGAGG GAAAAATACAAGAATAAACCTTGGCTGCTGGTTAATGAGACGGGCCAACATCAGTACCATGGCCAGCCTGAAGGTGCACAATCAGCAACTTATTACCTGCTAATTTCACAAGCAAAAGAATTTGTTGCGATTCCTGCGGGTTCTTG GTATAACTTTAACAAAGTCGCCCAGTATAAACAACTGACTTTGGAGGAAGCAGaagaaaaaatgaagaacaGAAGGAAAACTGCTGATGGTTATGAGAGATGGATGATGAAAGCAGCAAATAATGGAGCTGCTGCATTTGGTGAAGTTGAAAGGGATGATAAGGAAAGTGGAGGTAGTGGAAGGGGCCTCAAAAAGACAACTGGGGTTGAGGATGAGGGCAATGTGTCTgacaaaggagaagaagatgaagaagaagaagcagcgAGGAAAAGCAGACTTGGACTCAATAAAAGAAGTGGAGATGATGACGATGAAGAAGGTCCAAGGGGCGGTGACCTTGACTTGGATGACGATGACATTGAGAAAG GAGATGATTGGGAGCACGAAGAAATTTTCACTGACGACGATGAAGCTGTTGGCAATAATGCTGAAGAACGTGAAGAATTAGCTCCAGAGATTCATGCCCCTCCAGAGATCAAGCAG GATGAAGAGGATGAGGATGAAACGAATGAAGAAGAGGGAGGACTAAGCAAATCGGGGAAGGAATTGAAGAAGCTGCTAGGAAGAACTGGTGGGCTTAACGAATCAGATGCtgaggatgaagatgaagatgatgat ATGGAAGATGACAGTTTTTCGCCTGTCCTAGCTCCTAAGCAGAAGGATACTCTGAAAGAAGAACCTACTGATAATAGTCCATCTAAACCTGCAAAAGACATAAAAAAGGAATCTTCTACGCCTTCTAAGTCGTCAAAAGGAAAGCGAAAGACAGTTGGCGAAGATGCCAAGTCGTCAGCCAGTGGTACTCCTGCAAAGAAAGTTAAAGTGGAAAGT GATGTGAAGCCGCCTTCCAAAGATGAGAATACAAAAGCGAGTGTGCCATCAAAAGGTGCATCTgcatcatcatcgtcatctaAACCTGCTCCAACATCAACTGGACCTGTCACAGAGGATGAAATTAGGGCTGTTCTAATGCAAAAAACTCCCGTGACCACTCAAGACCTTGTTGCTAAGTTCAAGTCAAGGTTAAAAACACGAGAG GATAAGGATGCATTTGCTGATATATTGAGGAGAATTTCCAAGATACACAAAACTAGTAATGGACCTAGCTATGTTGTTCTAAGGGAGAAATGA